The following proteins are co-located in the Pelecanus crispus isolate bPelCri1 chromosome 5, bPelCri1.pri, whole genome shotgun sequence genome:
- the ARHGAP29 gene encoding rho GTPase-activating protein 29 yields the protein MLRQNGGSNKRGLGLARLSTSNFFTISNSGNWGMGRSTKSSSLSSISSNSDCYDNPVVDPEYIMQLVNDVRKFADVLLYLKEAILSEENQDGLHQVVHERLGELLRVLKAVINKHQTLNSVDILSAAGTVIAKVKAVNFKEVNEENKRELFSEIFSSIETLAFTFGNVVSDFLMGDVDNGSSLGLPVSRRSRSFENLSVESGGSLHERDDIQGHLRAEEVDSMLLRNDSGIESALSYAKAWSKYTKDVVAWVEKKLSLEVECAKNLAKMAETAKAVVGHQDYMPFQSIFINAFQNDIENNQLWQQTAAALQSNKFVQPLLGRKNELDRQRKDIKELWQREQKKMQELEAALRKAKLLYTQRQDEYEKAKSCTARAEEEHLSSSGSSVKDFSKQLEKKRRLEEEALQKAEEANEHYKASMAEVEEKKNDLESFKSDVLTQLRELIYQCDLTLKAATVNLFQLQHAQVVSLPVNCQSLCESAKLYDPGQQYSEFVKSLPKEGVPIESGSFETQSSQVDGVFNKQSTNSVHTSHGNLSQCSGDFPAQTLDDVGSPIYHRSQKIGEKRSSSSTDIQAIRGPPPFRSWSVGNQSGGMCSDSESAGGSSESRSMDSPSASPGDFKRRLPRTPSTGTMSSADDLDEREPPSPSDCGLNDLTSETANSPGPFRNANMSKAAQTHKLRKLRAPSKCRECDSLVVFHGAECEECSLACHKKCLETLAIQCGHKKLHGRLHLFGVEFAQAAKNVPDGIPFIIKKCTSEIESRALNVKGIYRVNGAKSRVEKLCQAFENGKDLVELSELYAHDISNVLKLYLRQLPEPLILFRLYNEFIGLAKESQNVNEELDAKQASPKSKKRQSICIELNRIIIKIKDLLKQLPVPNYNTLQYLIGHLHRVTEQSDENKMSASNLGIIFGPTLIRPRQTDATVSLSSLVDYPYQARVVELLITYYEKIFDVSLKPLLSTSQSEVTAITVRVAVSAEEREPQQQRKSFVAVKEGIPIAPSESRASETAALFLESNNSKNTKEQVDTSVTECVSLPVTGTKPEGSGKSNSLTESSATSVLDTNISAPKETGDAVSPASERDSDSFVSPGEDGCKITLFPAKPNRQITKVPLRVLRTKPATRPVSLPVDRILPPCVLNERNSRNAGAVSPEKLGRSPTIEEVSEVKAFPAVNTCCRLPCYDTQMLRKTWDKQYKQYDITARTAMIVTNVPQENRALESGTAGALSSSCGTDNNSVNAILPSKPYSVSVRSGRTATEGNGPDANPLAAFRAPRTLQPPPGTFYKPPSNKSKQNEEGSVAKASAPTSASSVHHQDNTVKLVRSSALPSGDPEQNTNEQKTSSEDTHPTDLKPTYQRLRPKRIQELEHREAHFV from the exons aaaatcaagATGGCCTGCATCAGGTAGTACACGAACGCCTGGGGGAGTTGCTAcgtgttttaaaagcagtgattAATAAACATCAGACTCTAAACTCAGTTGATATTCTTAGTGCTGCAGGAACCGTTATTGCAAAAGTAAAAG cgGTGAACTTCAAAGAAGTTAACGAAGAAAATAAGCGAGAActcttcagtgaaatattttcttccattgaAACATTGGCATTCACCTTTGGAAACGT TGTTTCAGACTTCCTTATGGGAGATGTAGACAATGGCTCGTCATTGGGACTTCCTGTATCTCGGAGAAGTCGG TCTTTTGAGAATCTTTCTGTGGAGTCTGGGGGTTCACTGCATGAAAGGGATGATATTCAAG GACATCTTCGAGCAGAGGAGGTTGATAGCATGCTCCTAAGAAATGACAGTGGAATTGAATCGGCTCTGTCCTATGCTAAAGCATGGTCAAAGTATACCAAGGATGTAGTCGCATGGGTAGAAAAAAAGCTTAGCTTGG AAGTGGAGTGTGCTAAAAACTTAGCAAAAATGGCTGAAACTGCTAAAGCTGTTGTTGGACACCAG GATTATATGCCATTCCAATCAATATTCattaatgcttttcaaaatgatATTGAGAACAATCAACTTTGGCAAcaaacagctgctgctctccagtcTAACAAATTTGTGCAG CCTcttcttggaaggaaaaatgagTTGGATAGACAAAGGAAAGATATCAAGGAGCTTTGGCAGcgagaacagaaaaaaatg CAAGAGTTGGAAGCTGCTCTAAGAAAAGCGAAGTTGCTATATACACAGCGTCAAGATGAGTATGAAAAGGCAAAATCCTGCACTGCGCGTGCTGAGGAGGAACATCTTAGCTCAAGTGGAAGCTCTGTGAAAGATTTCAGcaagcaactggaaaaaaaacgAAGGCTAGAAGAGGAAGCTCTTCAAAAA GCTGAAGAGGCCAATGAACACTATAAAGCAAGCATGGCAGaggttgaagaaaaaaaaaatgatttggAAAGCTTTAAAAGTGATGTCTTAACACAGCTTCGGGAGCTCATTTACCAGTGTGATCTTACTCTTAAAGCT GCAACAGTTAACCTGTTCCAGCTGCAGCACGCTCAGGTTGTATCTCTTCCAGTTAACTGCCAGTCACTCTGTGAGAGTGCCAAACTCTATGACCCTGGTCAGCAGTATTCAGAGTTTGTGAAAAGTTTGCCAAAGGAAGGTGTTCCTATTGAATCAGGTTCTTTCGAAACCCAGAGTTCTCAGGTTGATGG ggttTTTAATAAGCAATCAACCAACAGCGTCCATACGTCACATGGTAACTTATCTCAGTGTTCGGGAGACTTTCCTGCTCAGACGTTAGATGATGTGGGAAGCCCAATTTATCATCGTTCACAAAAGATTGGAGAGAAGAGATCTTCCAGCAGCACAGATATCCAAG caatcCGAGGGCCACCACCATTCAGATCATGGTCAGTTGGCAACCAGAGCGGAGGAATGTGCAGTGATTCTGAAAGTGCAGGGGGAAGCAGCGAGTCACGATCCATGGATTCTCCATCTGCTAGCCCAG GGGATTTTAAAAGACGACTTCCCCGAACACCTTCCACTGGTACTATGTCATCTGCAGATGATCTTGATGAAAGAGAGCCACCATCTCCTTCAGACTGTG GTTTAAATGATCTGACATCTGAAACTGCAAATTCTCCAGGACCTTTTAGAAATGCTAATATGTCCAAAGcagcacaaacacacaaactACGGAAGCTGAGAGCTCCATCTAAATGCAGAGAATGTGACAGCTTAGTGGTATTTCACGGAGCTGAATGTGAGGAG TGTTCACTTGCATGCCATAAAAAATGTTTAGAGACTTTAGCTATTCAATGTGGGCACAAAAAACTTCATGGAAGGCTTCACTTGTTTGGAGTGGAATTTGCACAAGCTGCTAAAAATGTTCCGGATGGCATTCCTTTCATCATCAAAAAGTGTACGTCAGAAATTGAAAGCAGAGCGCTGAATGTCAAG GGCATCTATCGTGTGAATGGAGCCAAATCAAGAGTTGAAAAGCTTTGTcaagcttttgaaaatggaaaggatTTGGTCGAGCTCTCAGAACTCTATGCACATGATATCAGCAATGTTCTCAAGTTGTATCTCCGCCAG CTTCCGGAACCCTTGATTTTGTTTCGGCTTTACAACGAGTTCATTGGACTTGCAAAAGAAAGCCAGAATGTTAATGAGGAATTGGATGCTAAACAAGCTAGCCCCAAATCAAAGAAAAGACAGTCCATCTGTATTGAACTGAATAGGATCATCATTAAAATTAAAGATCTTCTGAAACAGCTGCCTGTACCAAACTATAACACTCTTCAGTACCTTATTGGACACCTTCACAG GGTTACAGAACAgtctgatgaaaataaaatgtcagccAGCAACCTTGGCATAATATTTGGCCCAACTCTGATCAGGCCACGTCAAACAGATGCTACTGTGTCTTTGTCGTCACTTGTGGATTACCCTTATCAGGCCCGGGTAGTGGAGCTGCTCATAACATACTATGAAAAGATATTTGATGTTTCATTGAAACCACTTCTGAGCACATCTCAGTCTGAAGTAACTGCCATTACAGTCAGGGTTGCTGTATCAGCAGAAGAGAGGgagccacagcagcagaggaagtcGTTTGTTGCTGTAAAGGAA GGTATTCCGATAGCTCCGAGTGAAAGCAGAGCCTCAGAAACAGCTGCATTGTTTTTGGAATCGAACAACAGCAAGAATACAAAAGAACAAGTAGATACATCTGTAACTG AATGTGTATCCTTGCCAGTCACTGGAACTAAACCAGAAGGCTCTGGGAAGAGTAATTCTCTGACAGAATCATCAGCTACCAGCGTTTTGGATACTAATATTTCTGCTCCAAAAGAGACAG GTGATGCTGTGAGTCCAGCTTCAGAGAGAGACAGTGATTCATTTGTTTCTCCAGGTGAAGACGGCTGTAAAATCACCTTATTTCCTGCCAAACCTAACCGTCAGATTACCAAAGTTCCATTGCGGGTTCTAAGGACAAAACCGGCTACTCGCCCTGTGAGCCTGCCTGTAGACCGAATACTTCCACCATGTGTTTTGAATGAAAGAAATTCACGAAATGCAGGAGCAGTAAGTCCAGAGAAGCTTGGCAGGAGCCCTACTATTGAAGAGGTTTCAGAGGTGAAGGCGTTCCCTGCTGTAAATACCTGCTGCAGACTTCCTTGTTATGACACCCAGATGCTGCGAAAAACTTGGGACAAGCAATATAAGCAGTATGATATCACAGCAAGGACAGCAATGATCGTGACTAATGTGCCCCAGGAGAACCGAGCGCTTGAGAGCGGAACTGCGGGTGCCTTGTCTTCATCATGCGGCACTGATAACAATTCGGTTAATGCCATTCTTCCTAGTAAGCCATATTCTGTTTCTGTCAGGTCAGGAAGGACAGCAACAGAAGGGAATGGTCCCGATGCCAATCCTCTTGCTGCCTTCAGGGCACCAAGAACATTGCAACCACCCCCAGGGACGTTTTATAAACCGCCCTctaacaaatcaaaacaaaacgAAGAGGGTTCTGTTGCTAAAGCTTCCGCACCAACCAGTGCTAGCTCTGTGCATCACCAGGATAATACTGTGAAACTGGTGAGGAGCTCTGCACTTCCATCAGGTGATCctgaacaaaacacaaatgaacaaaaaaccaGCTCAGAGGATACTCACCCCACAGATCTGAAGCCTACTTACCAGAGACTGAGACCAAAAAGGATCCAAGAACTGGAACACAGGGAAGCTCATTTTGTATAG